In Oreochromis niloticus isolate F11D_XX linkage group LG5, O_niloticus_UMD_NMBU, whole genome shotgun sequence, a single window of DNA contains:
- the ube2c gene encoding ubiquitin-conjugating enzyme E2 C — protein MASQNMDPAAAAASSAAALKGSESGGSAARGSVSKRLQQELMTLMMSGDKGISAFPESDNLFKWVGTIDGAQGTVYEGLRYRLSLEFPAGYPYQAPRVKFVTPCFHPNVDEHGFICLDILKDKWSALYDVRSILLSIQSLLGEPNNDSPLNAVAAELWDNQEAFRTHLHSTFQK, from the exons ATGGCCTCCCAGAACATGGACCCCGCAGCGGCTGCAGCTTCCAGCGCCGCCGCTCTGAAAGGCAGCGAGAGCGGCGGCAGCGCGGCCAGAGGCTCTGTGTCCAAacg gctgCAGCAGGAGCTGATGACGCTCATG ATGTCAGGTGATAAGGGGATCTCGGCGTTCCCAGAGTCAGATAATCTGTTTAAGTGGGTTGGAACCATCGATGGCGCTCAGGGGACG GTGTACGAGGGCCTCAGGTACCGCCTCTCTCTGGAGTTTCCTGCCGGTTACCCGTACCAGGCCCCACGCGTAAAGTTTGTCACGCCATGTTTCCACCCCAATGTAGACGAGCACGGCTTCATCTGCCTCGACATCCTGAAGGACAAATGGTCGGCACTCTACGACGTTCGCTCCATCCTGCTGTCCATCCAGAGCCTCCTGGGAG aGCCTAACAACGACAGTCCTCTTAACGCTGTGGCGGCCGAACTGTGGGACAACCAGGAAG ccTTCAGAACTCATCTACACTCAACCTTCCAGAAGTGA
- the polr2j gene encoding DNA-directed RNA polymerase II subunit RPB11-a: MNAPPAFESFLLFEGEKKISISKDTKVPNACLFTLNKEDHTLGNIIRAQLLKDPQVLFAGYKVPHPLEHKIVIRVQTTPDYSPQEAFTNAITDLISELSLLEERFRVAIKDKQEGIE; encoded by the exons ATGAACGCGCCTCCCGCTTTCGAGTCGTTCCTGCTGTTCGAAGGGGAGAAAAAGATCAGCATCAGCAAGGACACCAAAGTCCCGAACGCCTGCCTGTTCACCCTGAACAAGGAGGACCACACGCTGGGCAACATCATCCGAGC tcAGCTGCTGAAGGACCCTCAGGTTCTGTTTGCTGGTTATAAAGTTCCTCATCCTCTGGAGCACAAGATCGTCATCAGAGTGCAGACCACACCTGACTACAGCCCACAG GAAGCGTTCACGAACGCTATCACTGACCTGATCAGCGAGCTGTCACTGCTGGAGGAACGCTTCAGAGTCGCCATCAAAGACAAACAGGAAGGCATAGAGTGA
- the LOC100707960 gene encoding deoxynucleotidyltransferase terminal-interacting protein 1, whose protein sequence is MGAHRSDGGRDWLQQDGPEQPDHPEQSPKPWNLMIKHRQIQRRGRRSHMMVSYTDPQVSMDLLRAVLQPSFNQDIMAVFSKYQKFFEKAAENVKENVGDDIQTDHLIKEACRNVLEHAKQLFPEAEVKRVVPEAMMKRQRVADDDCSQRGSPLHKKRKMRPGPVASSDRPLTFSVVKPKSEPIKREGPKWDPSRLSDSSTFVLGSRANKALGMGGTRGRIYIKHADLFKYAADAKDKQWLAERHHMRATGGKMAYLLIEEDIQDLSRSDEYRDCPDVRMDELKPFSVPQWMVEKMQRAMEAQRDTDP, encoded by the exons ATGGGGGCGCACCGCAGTGACGGAGGCCGGGACTGGCTGCAGCAGGACGGGCCGGAGCAGCCGGACCACCCGGAGCAGAGCCCG aagcCGTGGAACTTGATGATCAAACACAGACAGATCCAAAGACGAGGACGGCGCTCTCACATGATGGTCAG CTACACGGATCCTCAGGTGTCCATGGACCTGCTGCGCGCCGTGCTCCAGCCCAGCTTCAACCAAGACATCATGGCTGTGTTCAGTAAATATCAGAAG tTCTTCGAGAAGGCGGCAGAGAATGTGAAGGAGAACGTTGGAGACGACATTCAGACCGATCACCTGATTAAGGAGGCGTGCAGGAACGTCCTCGAACAC GCCAAGCAGCTGTTTCCGGAGGCTGAGGTGAAGAGGGTGGTGCCAGAGGCGATGATGAAG AGGCAACGAGTTGCTGATGACGACTGCAGCCAGAGAGGAAGCCCGCTGCACAAGAAG AGGAAGATGCGTCCAGGTCCTGTGGCCTCATCTGATCGACCTCTGACCTTCTCTGT AGTGAAGCCCAAGTCTGAGCCCATCAAGAGGGAGGGGCCCAAG TGGGATCCGTCCAGACTCAGCGACAGCAGCACGTTCGTGCTCGGGTCCAGAGCCAACAA GGCGCTCGGAATGGGTGGAACCAGAGGACGAATCTACATCAAACACGCCGACCTGTTCAAG taCGCAGCTGATGCCAAGGATAAACAGTGGCTGGCAGAGAGACACCACATGAGGGCGACAGGAGGGAAGATG GCCTACCTGCTGATAGAGGAGGACATCCAGGATCTGTCCCGCAGCGATGAGTACAG ggaCTGTCCGGACGTCAGGATGGACGAGCTGAAGCCGTTCTCAGTTCCTCAGTGGATGGTGGAGAAGATGCAGAGAGCCATGGAAGCTCAGAGAGACACTGACCCCTGA